From a region of the Neodiprion fabricii isolate iyNeoFabr1 chromosome 7, iyNeoFabr1.1, whole genome shotgun sequence genome:
- the LOC124186772 gene encoding ankyrin repeat domain-containing protein 13C isoform X1, whose protein sequence is MAETSDEPYPLHKSIFHGDLKELSYLIRTHDIAEKDKQGNTPLHLAVMLGRKECVQLLLAHGAPVKVKNLAGWSPLAEAISYGDRQTISLLVRKLKQQVREQMEERRPNLVEALRQMGDFYMELKWDFQSWVPLVSRILPSDICKIHKSGASIRMDTTFVDFNDMRWERGDISFIFNGDQKPSKSLTVLDNKAKLYQRVRYEETEDEIEDEVDILMSSDIMAVQMSTKGISFSRAQTGWIFREDKREMVGPFHADFYQINGMVLESRKRREHLSEEDLQKNKAIMESLTKGSFQGFPNGEPPARRPSLNPPSEPHVSWEEYSTASPGECPTLGRTLAYKESTKAFKATVAMSPDFPLTVDMLLNVLEVIATFKHFSKLRQFVLMKLPPGFPVKIDIPILPTVTAKITFQEFVFRNDIQPELFQVPSDYFEDPMRGYGAYLSMMMILHTASCV, encoded by the exons ATGGCGGAAACATCGGACGAGCCTTATCCACTTCACAAATCTATTTTTCACGGGGACCTCAAGGAGCTGAGTTACCTTATAAGGACTCACGACATCGCTGAAAAGGACAAGCAAG GAAATACTCCGCTGCATTTGGCTGTTATGTTAGGAAGAAAAG AATGTGTTCAATTACTGCTTGCACATGGAGCACCGGTTAAAGTGAAGAATCTTGCTGGATGGAGTCCTCTTGCCGAAGCTATTAGCTATGGAGATAGACAAACTA TATCGTTGCTCGTTAGGAAATTGAAACAACAAGTGAGAGAACAAATGGAAGAGAGGAGACCAAATCTAGTTGAGGCGCTTAGGCAAATGGGAGACTTTTACATGGAACTTAAATGGGACTTTCAAAGTTGGG TTCCCCTAGTGTCCAGAATACTTCCGTCTGACATTTGTAAGATACATAAATCAGGGGCCTCGATTCGTATGGACACAACGTTTGTTGATTTCAACGACATGAGATGGGAGAGAGGCGATATATCGTTCATATTTAACGGCGATCAAAAGCCGAGTAAATCTCTCACTGTCCTGGACAACAAGGCAAAACTCTATCAGCGAGTGAGATACGAG GAAACTGAGGACGAGATAGAGGACGAAGTGGATATTTTAATGTCAAGTGATATTATGGCAGTCCAAATGTCGACTAAAGGAATTTCGTTCTCTCGTGCTCAAACTGGATGGATCTTTCGAGAAGATAAAAGA GAAATGGTAGGTCCATTTCACGctgatttttatcaaatcaaTGGCATGGTGCTGGAGAGCAGGAAGAGGCGGGAACATTTAAGCGAGGAAGATCTTCAGAAAAATAAAGCAATTATGGAATCGCTTACCAAAGGCAGTTTTCAGGGCTTTCCAAACGGTGAG CCGCCAGCCAGAAGACCGTCGCTGAATCCGCCTTCGGAGCCTCATGTTAGTTGGGAAGAGTATTCGACGGCGTCACCCGGTGAATGTCCGACGCTGGGTCGAACACTTGCCTACAAAGAAAGTACTAAAGCGTTCAAAGCGACAGTTGCAATGAGTCCGGATTTTCCGTTGACTGTCGACATGCTGCTCAACGTGCTAGAAGTtatcgccactttcaagcatTTTAGTAAACTCAGACAATTTGTGCTGATGAAGTTACCGCCAGGATTTCCTGTCAAGATCGATATTCCCATACTGCCTACAGTGACTGCAAAAATAACATTTCAAGAATTTGTATTCAGAAACGACATTCAAcctgaattatttcaagttCCGTCGGATTACTTCGAAGACCCCATGAG GGGCTATGGGGCGTATTTatcgatgatgatgattctGCACACAGCGTCCTGTGTCTGA
- the LOC124186772 gene encoding ankyrin repeat domain-containing protein 13C isoform X2, which produces MAETSDEPYPLHKSIFHGDLKELSYLIRTHDIAEKDKQGNTPLHLAVMLGRKECVQLLLAHGAPVKVKNLAGWSPLAEAISYGDRQTISLLVRKLKQQVREQMEERRPNLVEALRQMGDFYMELKWDFQSWVPLVSRILPSDICKIHKSGASIRMDTTFVDFNDMRWERGDISFIFNGDQKPSKSLTVLDNKAKLYQRVRYEETEDEIEDEVDILMSSDIMAVQMSTKGISFSRAQTGWIFREDKREMVGPFHADFYQINGMVLESRKRREHLSEEDLQKNKAIMESLTKGSFQGFPNGEPPARRPSLNPPSEPHVSWEEYSTASPGECPTLGRTLAYKESTKAFKATVAMSPDFPLTVDMLLNVLEVIATFKHFSKLRQFVLMKLPPGFPVKIDIPILPTVTAKITFQEFVFRNDIQPELFQVPSDYFEDPMRFPDL; this is translated from the exons ATGGCGGAAACATCGGACGAGCCTTATCCACTTCACAAATCTATTTTTCACGGGGACCTCAAGGAGCTGAGTTACCTTATAAGGACTCACGACATCGCTGAAAAGGACAAGCAAG GAAATACTCCGCTGCATTTGGCTGTTATGTTAGGAAGAAAAG AATGTGTTCAATTACTGCTTGCACATGGAGCACCGGTTAAAGTGAAGAATCTTGCTGGATGGAGTCCTCTTGCCGAAGCTATTAGCTATGGAGATAGACAAACTA TATCGTTGCTCGTTAGGAAATTGAAACAACAAGTGAGAGAACAAATGGAAGAGAGGAGACCAAATCTAGTTGAGGCGCTTAGGCAAATGGGAGACTTTTACATGGAACTTAAATGGGACTTTCAAAGTTGGG TTCCCCTAGTGTCCAGAATACTTCCGTCTGACATTTGTAAGATACATAAATCAGGGGCCTCGATTCGTATGGACACAACGTTTGTTGATTTCAACGACATGAGATGGGAGAGAGGCGATATATCGTTCATATTTAACGGCGATCAAAAGCCGAGTAAATCTCTCACTGTCCTGGACAACAAGGCAAAACTCTATCAGCGAGTGAGATACGAG GAAACTGAGGACGAGATAGAGGACGAAGTGGATATTTTAATGTCAAGTGATATTATGGCAGTCCAAATGTCGACTAAAGGAATTTCGTTCTCTCGTGCTCAAACTGGATGGATCTTTCGAGAAGATAAAAGA GAAATGGTAGGTCCATTTCACGctgatttttatcaaatcaaTGGCATGGTGCTGGAGAGCAGGAAGAGGCGGGAACATTTAAGCGAGGAAGATCTTCAGAAAAATAAAGCAATTATGGAATCGCTTACCAAAGGCAGTTTTCAGGGCTTTCCAAACGGTGAG CCGCCAGCCAGAAGACCGTCGCTGAATCCGCCTTCGGAGCCTCATGTTAGTTGGGAAGAGTATTCGACGGCGTCACCCGGTGAATGTCCGACGCTGGGTCGAACACTTGCCTACAAAGAAAGTACTAAAGCGTTCAAAGCGACAGTTGCAATGAGTCCGGATTTTCCGTTGACTGTCGACATGCTGCTCAACGTGCTAGAAGTtatcgccactttcaagcatTTTAGTAAACTCAGACAATTTGTGCTGATGAAGTTACCGCCAGGATTTCCTGTCAAGATCGATATTCCCATACTGCCTACAGTGACTGCAAAAATAACATTTCAAGAATTTGTATTCAGAAACGACATTCAAcctgaattatttcaagttCCGTCGGATTACTTCGAAGACCCCATGAG GTTTCCAGACTTATGA